One Metamycoplasma canadense DNA segment encodes these proteins:
- the rnr gene encoding ribonuclease R, whose translation MKFKNENIKSLDSEEILEFIQKNPLGLSFLEIVKKLKIHANLNKELSSLLKKLLEQNKIEINRNDKYYPIFFLKEVEKEISITNKRLGFIDFDDQDNTKNNSAIVLPFEIKNVLNGDLVSARIFYYYNENNEILYKAKINKIIKHKKNIVVGTIKKNSKNKYYFEALNDRDKANFEILNQFQIPKNITNKDVVEILILDVDKKYIIARFNKILSSIDDFNYPFKKIFSENEIQLEFNKDLLNEAKQLPQLVSDYEISQRKDLRNLLTVTIDGLDTKDFDDAISCYVLPNKNIKLFIHIADVSHYVKEESLIDNEALKRGTSIYLPDKVIPMLPFELSNGICSLNPNVDRCTMTLELEINEKGENVDYEIYESVINSNYRLTYNQVNEYFERKINLPDELKTLLDNSRTISKIIRKSKLDEGYVNFEIKEPKIIIENNKVVDIKLHEEGESENMIEDFMVRANETIAFIMEKNNIPSIYRIHDKPSYEKLIELQELIKFSNFKNINVPFDGEPLSFSLMVQKIKEKKLDEYMKSAFLRTMQKAIYSSNNIGHFGLASKQYSHFTSPIRRYPDLLLHRLIKQYLFKNKKLSENEFNDLKNKIEQIAISNSESEKTAMTIERDIVDIRKTEFFDNLKNKIFLATVISIEKFGVFFNINEYQTSVLIRFENLDDQIVKKSNFEAKGNKYHFKVGKDYKIQITGIEREKGNINAKLC comes from the coding sequence ATGAAATTTAAAAACGAAAACATCAAAAGTTTAGATTCAGAAGAAATTTTGGAATTTATTCAAAAAAATCCTCTGGGTCTTTCTTTTTTAGAAATTGTTAAAAAATTAAAAATACATGCAAATTTAAATAAAGAGCTTTCGAGTTTATTAAAAAAATTACTTGAACAAAATAAAATTGAAATAAATAGAAATGATAAATATTATCCAATTTTTTTCTTAAAAGAAGTTGAAAAAGAAATTTCAATAACAAATAAAAGACTTGGTTTTATAGATTTTGATGATCAAGATAATACTAAAAATAATTCAGCAATAGTTTTACCATTTGAAATTAAAAACGTTTTAAACGGGGATTTAGTTAGTGCCAGAATATTTTATTATTACAATGAAAATAATGAAATTCTATACAAAGCAAAAATAAATAAAATAATTAAACATAAAAAAAATATCGTTGTTGGAACAATTAAAAAGAATTCAAAAAATAAATATTATTTTGAAGCATTAAATGATAGAGATAAAGCTAATTTTGAAATATTAAATCAATTCCAAATACCTAAAAATATAACAAATAAAGATGTTGTAGAAATTTTAATTTTAGACGTAGATAAAAAATATATAATAGCAAGATTTAATAAAATTTTAAGCTCTATTGATGATTTTAATTATCCGTTTAAAAAAATTTTTTCAGAAAATGAAATACAACTTGAATTTAATAAGGATTTATTAAATGAAGCAAAACAACTACCACAGTTAGTTTCTGATTATGAAATTTCTCAAAGAAAAGACTTAAGAAATCTACTAACAGTAACAATTGATGGATTGGATACAAAGGATTTTGACGACGCTATTTCGTGCTATGTTTTACCTAATAAAAATATTAAACTATTTATTCACATCGCAGATGTATCACATTATGTTAAAGAAGAAAGTTTAATTGATAATGAAGCCTTAAAAAGAGGTACATCAATATATTTACCAGACAAAGTAATTCCGATGTTACCCTTTGAATTATCTAATGGTATTTGTTCATTAAATCCAAATGTTGATAGATGCACAATGACACTTGAACTAGAAATTAATGAAAAAGGTGAAAATGTTGATTATGAAATTTATGAGAGCGTAATAAATTCTAACTACCGTTTGACATATAATCAAGTTAATGAATATTTCGAAAGAAAAATTAATTTACCAGACGAGCTAAAAACATTATTAGATAATTCAAGAACTATTTCAAAAATAATAAGAAAATCAAAACTAGATGAAGGATATGTAAATTTTGAAATTAAAGAACCTAAAATAATTATTGAAAATAATAAAGTTGTAGACATAAAACTTCACGAAGAAGGTGAAAGTGAAAATATGATTGAAGACTTTATGGTAAGAGCAAATGAAACTATTGCTTTTATTATGGAAAAAAATAATATTCCTTCAATATATCGGATTCACGATAAGCCTTCTTATGAAAAACTTATTGAATTACAAGAATTAATTAAATTTTCAAATTTTAAAAATATTAACGTACCTTTTGATGGCGAACCGTTAAGTTTTTCTTTAATGGTGCAAAAAATTAAAGAAAAAAAACTTGATGAATATATGAAAAGTGCTTTTTTAAGGACAATGCAAAAAGCTATTTATTCTTCAAATAATATAGGACATTTCGGTCTTGCTTCAAAACAATATTCCCATTTTACCTCCCCTATTAGAAGATATCCAGATCTGCTTCTACATCGCTTAATCAAGCAATATCTATTTAAAAATAAAAAACTTAGTGAAAATGAATTTAATGATTTAAAAAATAAAATTGAACAAATCGCAATATCTAACTCAGAATCTGAAAAAACAGCAATGACAATCGAAAGAGATATTGTTGACATAAGAAAAACAGAATTTTTTGATAATTTAAAAAATAAAATATTTTTAGCAACTGTTATTTCAATAGAAAAATTTGGCGTATTTTTTAATATAAATGAATACCAAACTAGCGTTTTAATTCGTTTTGAAAATCTTGATGATCAAATAGTAAAAAAATCTAACTTTGAAGCTAAGGGGAATAAATATCATTTTAAAGTAGGAAAAGATTACAAAATTCAAATAACTGGTATTGAAAGAGAAAAAGGAAATATTAATGCGAAATTGTGTTAA
- the ruvB gene encoding Holliday junction branch migration DNA helicase RuvB encodes MNQEFRVNNFDNFIGQNKITSTLKVMINSSQKQSKPIDHILFYGPPGLGKTTLAQIIANETKANIIYVQGPLIQKKSDILTLFSSLNENDILFIDEIHGINKSVEELLYSAIEDYVIDLPVGVEGDMKIMRLNLKKFSLIGATTKFSLISNPLKDRFGYIGKLLPYNLDEIKKIIFNSSIRNNIKINDDAIEEIAKNCRFTPRIANNLLKRVNDFAIFKNIDVIDKKIISESFKFLDVYPGGLSSLQIEYLNILKNVFKNKSASLDTIASILKDDKLTIINDLEPSLLLKKYIEKTPRGRKITNDGIEYLKTINK; translated from the coding sequence ATGAATCAAGAATTCAGAGTCAATAATTTTGATAATTTTATTGGTCAAAATAAAATTACTTCAACCCTAAAAGTAATGATTAATTCATCACAAAAACAATCAAAACCAATTGATCACATTCTTTTTTATGGTCCTCCCGGTTTAGGAAAAACCACTCTTGCTCAAATTATTGCTAATGAAACTAAAGCAAATATAATTTATGTTCAAGGACCACTTATACAGAAAAAAAGTGATATTTTAACATTATTTTCATCTCTAAACGAAAATGATATTTTATTTATTGACGAAATTCATGGAATAAACAAAAGCGTTGAAGAATTACTTTATTCAGCTATTGAGGATTATGTTATTGATTTACCCGTTGGAGTTGAAGGTGATATGAAAATAATGAGGTTAAATTTAAAAAAATTTTCATTAATTGGAGCGACTACAAAATTTAGTTTAATTTCGAATCCTTTAAAAGATAGATTTGGATATATTGGAAAATTATTACCATACAATCTTGATGAAATTAAAAAAATAATCTTTAATTCTTCTATAAGAAATAATATCAAAATCAATGATGATGCAATTGAAGAAATAGCTAAAAATTGTCGTTTTACACCAAGAATAGCAAATAATTTATTAAAAAGAGTTAATGACTTTGCGATATTTAAAAATATTGATGTAATCGACAAAAAAATAATCTCAGAATCATTTAAATTTTTAGATGTTTATCCTGGTGGGCTTAGTTCCTTACAAATTGAATATTTAAACATTCTAAAAAACGTTTTTAAGAATAAAAGTGCTTCACTCGATACAATTGCTTCTATATTAAAAGATGACAAACTTACAATAATAAATGATTTAGAACCGTCATTGTTGTTAAAAAAATATATTGAAAAAACACCAAGAGGAAGAAAAATTACAAATGATGGAATAGAATATTTGAAAACAATAAACAAATAA
- the secG gene encoding preprotein translocase subunit SecG, translating into MMAPDSNSFSGALVGSNDLDLFKISKERGIKKVLKWSMISLGILLFIFAIVLRVVWQTN; encoded by the coding sequence ATGATGGCTCCTGATTCTAATAGTTTTAGCGGTGCGTTAGTCGGAAGTAATGATCTTGATTTGTTCAAAATTTCAAAAGAACGTGGAATAAAAAAAGTTTTAAAATGATCAATGATTTCTCTAGGGATTTTGTTATTTATATTTGCTATTGTTTTAAGGGTTGTTTGACAAACAAACTAA
- a CDS encoding MHO_1580 family protein has protein sequence MFYNYQLKENEKNSYEYKESLNANFKYLKDNKNKNLDLGLNKNDECEIKILRNLELNTWIIEFTIPIITYNVPKFKNLILNEKKLLIEDIEKIPSGKVRFKTIKFEDNTFINFEDLKTLRINFYNKARQYTNTYIAFEINFNLSKTDFDFNYVNVKNKNLKLNFIESINFKIQGNKNLSSKPFEDNVGYYNNLIYDFKFYNLKQNKFLYKALEQKIELKTPNRYYKPDRQYEFNFLDKVLIKNNDGINKFNLISKKTDKNNFKYKIEYFIDKNNFWDKDKKEFLDTSKKDLLGYHVPLKYAGNLEIQYEIKQKIIKNFNTINYKDQFLNKLFDVNEGLIKLRCDVVKTEDEYENLHYSNWIKKIL, from the coding sequence ATGTTTTATAATTACCAATTAAAAGAAAATGAAAAAAATTCATATGAATATAAAGAAAGTTTAAATGCTAATTTTAAATATTTAAAAGATAATAAAAATAAAAATCTTGATTTAGGATTAAATAAAAATGATGAATGTGAAATTAAAATACTCAGAAATCTAGAATTAAATACGTGAATTATTGAGTTTACTATTCCTATAATTACATATAATGTACCAAAATTTAAAAATTTAATATTGAATGAAAAAAAACTTTTAATTGAAGATATTGAAAAAATTCCTAGTGGAAAAGTTAGATTTAAAACAATTAAGTTTGAAGATAATACTTTTATAAATTTTGAAGACCTAAAAACACTTAGAATTAATTTTTATAACAAAGCTAGACAGTATACAAATACATATATTGCTTTTGAAATAAATTTCAATTTATCAAAAACTGATTTTGATTTTAATTATGTTAATGTTAAAAATAAAAATTTAAAGCTAAATTTTATTGAATCAATTAATTTTAAAATTCAAGGTAATAAAAATTTATCTTCAAAACCATTTGAAGATAATGTAGGTTATTATAATAATCTAATATATGATTTTAAGTTTTATAATTTAAAGCAAAATAAATTTTTATATAAAGCCTTAGAGCAAAAAATTGAATTAAAGACTCCAAATAGATATTACAAACCTGATAGGCAATATGAATTTAATTTTTTAGATAAGGTCTTAATTAAAAATAATGATGGAATTAATAAATTTAATTTAATTTCTAAAAAGACTGATAAGAATAATTTTAAATATAAAATTGAATATTTTATTGATAAAAATAACTTTTGAGATAAAGATAAAAAGGAATTTTTAGATACATCTAAAAAAGATTTGTTAGGTTATCATGTACCATTAAAATATGCAGGAAATCTTGAAATTCAGTACGAAATAAAACAGAAAATTATAAAAAATTTTAATACAATAAATTACAAAGACCAGTTTTTAAACAAGTTATTCGATGTAAATGAAGGATTAATTAAATTACGTTGTGACGTTGTAAAAACTGAAGATGAATATGAAAATTTACATTATTCAAATTGAATAAAAAAGATATTATAA
- the secDF gene encoding protein translocase subunit SecDF, producing MNKKNKISPALKWVFSIFVIIGMILSIVFGTIFYLAPTIKNTNPTNDKIIGTTAILKIQKNKYQSNSKTKITPSQISNIVKNYLQQKEDKLTSNFDVRPLSNNRLEVKSLLATNEKKQIQLINSLTKKPNLTITDNNGNPLFYKGKYQIGSLDKLIQDGSQNYNMDLDANPATDIIPQGYADRIQIKLNEYAWDQFTRLAYDYWARGFQTRSQDLNNPQNKIYFWLNLEEFIERAKKFDKENWEKAKQNPVNYAYVNHNPGVMVEKDKKGNILSSLDPILKNSINAQKYLISATSPISLISSQKRDSVLYLINNSPNGYSNKQLTSLINFSHTPFILEKENVYFNNKKSFQFDSISLAILVIFATMSLILILKYRLLGAIATTTMAFLLFVFLSIITSFGVVVNSLVTLGTMFILIVVFALMMKKLQIFNKELNEGSNTNKAIKKATRKTFLSGLDIVAVLILGSISAFYLNINHSSTIGALIGIGALLIAFIVVGLNTLIFKSIIQTDSFDNKKYLLGKINLKQNNFESKINNFFKTKFFIIPIIAILIIGLIVYITYSVKNKHFLAGFNVSQNTLEILNISSTLGWTIFLILLINFSVAIYITFRYSLQATIIFILKHILLSFLTISILLITRIETNYFIYDGLIFVTFINIFDTVINSSRIKSEVKKDTNTKNFIYKPEQVQIFRTLILDTILYQNISALLGITILISSPLLLVNISINAILIFGLSFVFNWYLNLFITPRIWEMLVNKKYKNKQKRIQNNFWQTEKIQEQTFIGINDFSM from the coding sequence ATGAATAAAAAAAATAAAATAAGTCCTGCATTGAAATGAGTATTTAGTATTTTTGTTATTATTGGTATGATATTATCTATTGTTTTTGGAACAATTTTTTATTTAGCTCCAACAATAAAAAATACTAATCCAACTAACGATAAAATAATTGGAACAACAGCTATATTAAAAATTCAAAAAAATAAATACCAATCAAATTCAAAAACAAAAATTACTCCTAGTCAAATATCAAATATTGTTAAAAATTATTTACAGCAAAAGGAGGATAAACTAACATCTAATTTTGATGTTAGACCTTTGTCTAATAATCGGTTAGAAGTAAAAAGTTTATTGGCAACAAATGAAAAAAAACAAATACAACTAATTAATTCTTTGACAAAAAAACCTAATTTAACTATTACTGATAATAATGGTAATCCACTTTTTTACAAAGGGAAATATCAAATTGGAAGTTTAGATAAATTAATTCAAGATGGTTCACAAAATTATAATATGGATCTAGACGCTAATCCTGCAACCGATATAATTCCACAAGGGTATGCTGATAGAATTCAAATTAAACTAAATGAATATGCATGAGATCAATTTACTCGTTTAGCGTATGATTATTGAGCACGCGGTTTTCAAACTAGATCTCAAGATTTAAATAATCCACAAAACAAAATTTACTTCTGATTAAATCTAGAAGAATTTATTGAAAGAGCTAAAAAATTTGATAAGGAAAATTGAGAAAAAGCTAAACAAAATCCCGTAAATTACGCCTATGTAAATCACAATCCAGGTGTAATGGTTGAAAAAGATAAAAAAGGTAATATATTAAGTTCATTAGATCCAATTTTAAAAAATTCTATTAATGCTCAAAAATATTTAATTTCTGCAACTTCACCTATTTCTTTAATATCTTCACAAAAAAGAGATTCTGTTCTTTATTTAATTAATAATAGTCCTAATGGATATTCAAATAAGCAATTAACTTCTTTAATAAACTTTTCTCATACACCTTTTATTTTAGAAAAAGAAAATGTTTATTTTAATAATAAAAAATCATTCCAATTTGATTCAATTTCTTTGGCAATTTTAGTTATTTTTGCTACGATGTCATTAATTTTAATTTTAAAATATAGACTATTAGGAGCAATCGCTACAACAACAATGGCATTTCTATTATTTGTATTTTTATCAATTATAACTTCTTTCGGAGTTGTGGTAAATTCACTTGTTACTCTAGGTACAATGTTTATACTAATTGTTGTTTTTGCATTAATGATGAAAAAACTACAAATTTTTAACAAAGAATTAAATGAAGGATCAAATACAAATAAAGCTATAAAAAAAGCAACAAGAAAAACATTTCTTTCAGGTTTAGACATTGTAGCTGTTTTAATTCTTGGATCTATATCTGCTTTTTATTTAAATATAAATCACTCTTCAACTATTGGTGCATTAATTGGTATCGGAGCTTTATTAATAGCATTTATTGTAGTTGGATTAAATACATTGATTTTTAAATCCATTATTCAAACAGATTCATTTGATAATAAAAAATACTTATTAGGAAAAATTAACTTAAAACAAAATAATTTTGAATCTAAAATTAATAATTTCTTTAAAACTAAATTTTTTATAATCCCTATTATTGCAATTTTAATTATCGGACTAATTGTTTACATTACATATAGTGTTAAAAACAAACATTTTTTAGCAGGTTTTAATGTTAGTCAAAATACATTAGAAATTTTAAATATTTCAAGTACATTAGGTTGAACAATATTTTTAATATTATTAATTAATTTTTCTGTTGCTATTTATATTACTTTTAGATATTCTTTACAAGCAACTATTATTTTTATACTAAAACATATTCTTTTAAGTTTTTTAACAATATCAATTTTATTAATAACAAGAATTGAAACAAACTATTTTATTTATGATGGACTTATTTTTGTTACATTTATTAATATTTTTGACACAGTAATAAATTCTTCAAGAATAAAATCAGAAGTTAAAAAAGATACAAATACTAAAAACTTTATATATAAACCCGAACAAGTTCAAATTTTTAGAACATTAATTTTAGACACAATTTTATATCAAAATATTAGTGCTTTGTTAGGGATAACGATTTTAATTTCTTCACCATTACTGTTAGTAAATATTTCTATAAATGCAATATTAATTTTTGGATTATCATTTGTATTTAATTGATATTTAAATTTATTTATTACTCCTAGAATTTGAGAAATGTTAGTAAATAAAAAATATAAAAATAAACAAAAAAGAATTCAAAATAATTTCTGACAAACTGAAAAAATTCAAGAACAAACTTTTATTGGCATAAATGATTTTTCAATGTAA
- the aspS gene encoding aspartate--tRNA ligase: MKNIYCSNLNLENIGQEVTLFGWIANKRKFKNQMFVDFRDSSGLVQLIFTNVSDPLLTKESCLKITGIVQKRVDVNKQLKSGEIEVLVSDYKILNSSKQIPFDINDNRDNSANEDLRLEYRFLDIRNEKVLNNLKLRHKLSLYIRNYFDSKGFIEIETPILAKSTPEGARDYLVPTRRKGKFFALPQSPQLFKQLLMAGGVEKYFQLARVFRDEDLRKDRQPEFTQLDIEMSFSSQEDIFKICEDMWVDVLGKLGYNISPNFPKMDFDYSMKHYGNDKPDTRYEFLIQDYSTNFSNKFNKKFVKAIIFDRDITEHFKIINETFIKNGGDFFEILDLSCATCDVGKYLSNIEESKLLPKSYALISAGDDEENTLKSLGSIRTLLNEIYKLADPKKLNFLWIVNWPMFEFDKDSHRYVPAHHPFTQFEENTLKYLEENNFEKVKAKSYDLVLNGFELGSGSIRIFDLKTQKMMFDILKISEKEQKSRFGFFLNSFEYGLPPHCGIAFGIERILMILTQSTSIRDVIAFPKNAKGVDLLTFAPSEVTKEQLLEYGLEIKK, from the coding sequence ATGAAAAATATTTATTGCTCAAATTTAAATTTAGAAAATATTGGACAGGAAGTTACACTTTTTGGTTGAATTGCAAACAAAAGAAAATTTAAAAATCAAATGTTTGTTGATTTTAGAGATTCATCAGGGTTAGTTCAACTTATTTTTACAAATGTTTCAGATCCTTTATTAACAAAAGAATCTTGTTTAAAAATAACTGGAATTGTTCAAAAACGTGTTGATGTTAATAAACAATTAAAATCTGGAGAAATTGAAGTTTTAGTATCAGATTATAAAATTTTAAATTCATCAAAGCAAATACCATTTGATATTAATGATAATAGAGATAACTCTGCAAATGAAGATTTAAGATTAGAATATAGATTTTTAGATATAAGAAATGAAAAAGTTTTAAATAATCTTAAATTAAGACATAAATTGTCGTTATATATAAGAAATTATTTTGATAGTAAGGGATTTATCGAAATCGAAACCCCAATATTAGCAAAATCAACCCCTGAAGGTGCGAGAGATTATTTAGTACCTACTCGTAGAAAAGGTAAATTCTTTGCCTTGCCTCAATCGCCTCAACTATTTAAACAACTGTTAATGGCTGGTGGTGTTGAAAAATATTTTCAATTAGCAAGAGTTTTTAGAGATGAAGATTTAAGAAAAGATAGGCAACCGGAATTTACTCAATTAGATATTGAAATGTCGTTTTCTTCGCAAGAAGATATTTTTAAAATTTGTGAAGACATGTGAGTAGATGTTTTAGGAAAATTAGGTTACAATATATCACCTAATTTTCCAAAAATGGACTTTGATTATTCAATGAAGCATTATGGCAATGATAAACCAGATACTAGATATGAATTTTTAATTCAAGATTATTCAACCAATTTTAGTAACAAATTTAATAAAAAATTCGTAAAAGCAATAATATTTGATAGAGATATCACTGAGCATTTCAAAATAATAAATGAAACATTTATAAAAAATGGTGGAGACTTCTTTGAAATATTAGATTTATCATGCGCAACGTGCGATGTTGGTAAATACTTATCAAATATCGAAGAATCAAAACTATTACCTAAGTCATACGCTTTAATTTCAGCAGGGGACGATGAAGAAAATACACTAAAATCATTAGGTTCAATAAGAACGCTTTTAAATGAGATATATAAATTAGCAGATCCAAAGAAATTAAACTTTTTATGAATAGTAAACTGACCAATGTTTGAATTTGATAAAGATAGCCATAGATATGTTCCAGCTCATCACCCTTTTACACAATTTGAAGAAAATACACTAAAATATTTAGAAGAAAATAATTTTGAAAAAGTAAAAGCAAAATCATATGACTTAGTTTTAAATGGTTTTGAATTAGGATCTGGTTCAATAAGAATTTTTGATCTAAAAACGCAAAAAATGATGTTTGACATTTTAAAAATTTCAGAAAAAGAACAAAAATCAAGATTTGGGTTTTTCTTAAATTCATTTGAATATGGATTACCTCCACATTGTGGAATTGCATTCGGTATTGAAAGAATTTTAATGATACTTACTCAGTCTACTTCAATTAGAGATGTTATTGCATTTCCAAAAAATGCTAAAGGAGTTGATTTATTAACTTTTGCACCTTCTGAAGTTACAAAAGAACAACTATTAGAGTATGGTTTAGAAATTAAAAAATAA
- the ruvA gene encoding Holliday junction branch migration protein RuvA produces MTIYLYGKIVHTNTNYLILDHNGSGELIYVPQINRFKTGEVRKIFIFQIINEYNKITYGFDNFKEMVIFEDLISIQGLGPKTAISILNEGWENIINYIASSNKEMLTKIPYVSAKIANAILLTFKEKYIKFISKMNENELEKFNKTSKLNSNLKEFEETMKMLGFKNNQIKLALENMELTNNIEESVEMAIKIISQKHNESRIQSQ; encoded by the coding sequence ATGACAATATATTTATATGGAAAAATTGTACACACAAATACAAATTATTTAATTTTAGATCACAATGGTAGCGGCGAATTAATTTACGTACCTCAAATTAATCGTTTTAAAACAGGGGAAGTAAGAAAAATTTTTATTTTTCAAATAATTAATGAATACAATAAAATAACGTATGGATTTGATAATTTTAAAGAAATGGTTATTTTTGAAGATTTAATCAGCATACAGGGACTTGGTCCAAAAACAGCAATTTCAATACTTAATGAAGGATGAGAAAATATTATTAATTATATTGCATCGTCAAATAAAGAAATGCTTACAAAAATACCTTACGTTTCAGCAAAAATTGCTAATGCAATATTATTAACTTTTAAAGAAAAATATATAAAATTTATTTCAAAAATGAATGAGAACGAATTAGAAAAATTTAATAAAACTTCAAAATTAAACTCAAATTTAAAAGAATTTGAAGAAACTATGAAAATGTTAGGTTTTAAAAATAATCAAATAAAGTTGGCTTTAGAAAATATGGAATTAACTAATAACATTGAAGAATCGGTTGAAATGGCTATCAAAATAATAAGTCAAAAACACAATGAATCAAGAATTCAGAGTCAATAA
- a CDS encoding inorganic diphosphatase: protein MKNILVNIEIPKNSNIKYEYDRKTKKIKVDRILREGFKYPANYGYISEALDWDGDELDVLVYSPEEFMPGVIVEARIIGAMKMIDSGETDTKLIAVHADDYRLDHIKTLNDVDKMWLHSVELFFKNYKFFKGHNVTNVTGFESIEWAEKEFNECVELMEKYGSLDKDKFIEEMKKLHPEKYL from the coding sequence ATGAAAAATATATTAGTAAACATTGAAATTCCTAAGAATTCAAATATTAAATATGAATATGACCGAAAAACAAAAAAAATTAAGGTTGATCGTATTTTAAGAGAAGGATTTAAATATCCTGCTAATTACGGTTATATCTCTGAAGCTTTAGATTGAGATGGTGATGAACTTGATGTTTTAGTTTATTCGCCTGAAGAATTTATGCCTGGCGTTATTGTTGAAGCTAGAATTATTGGAGCAATGAAAATGATCGATTCTGGTGAAACTGATACAAAACTAATTGCAGTGCACGCAGATGATTATCGTCTAGACCATATTAAAACATTAAATGATGTTGATAAAATGTGATTACATTCAGTTGAATTATTTTTTAAAAACTACAAATTTTTTAAAGGACATAACGTTACAAATGTAACTGGTTTTGAAAGTATTGAATGAGCAGAAAAAGAATTTAATGAATGTGTTGAATTAATGGAAAAATATGGTTCTTTAGATAAAGATAAGTTTATTGAAGAAATGAAAAAATTACACCCTGAAAAATATTTATAA
- the hisS gene encoding histidine--tRNA ligase: protein MFSRLKGTKDIFGKEARILNFIRQSFEKVSFRYNFNFIETPIIEDYNLFVRATGETSDIVTKEMYVFKDNGNRKISLRPEGTAPAIRAYIENKINDLKEAKLFYFGPMFRYERPQKGRYRQFIQGGVELIEQKSVLSNFEIIKFANDFLNELKISDFILEINNLGSFESRNNYIKYLKEYFLNYKDQLNEISILRLEKNVLRILDDKEENQKDFVKNAPKLIDFLTEDEKNDFNSLLLLLNKFNIKYNINPYLVRGLDYYTDVVFEFVSTSKALGSQSTILGGGRYDGMIQTFGGPKIGSIGFAFGVDRLSEIISFNLDKYPELNSNLQILIAYLNDEEKNEILKIAYDLRQEFNVQIINTKIDIKQLFKKNYQLKPDILIFKELNLKPNEIKVKIKNNKELIFEYTNIKEFNKKIEGLL from the coding sequence ATGTTTAGTAGACTAAAAGGTACAAAAGATATTTTTGGTAAAGAAGCAAGAATTCTAAATTTTATCCGTCAATCATTTGAAAAAGTAAGTTTTAGATATAACTTTAATTTTATTGAAACGCCAATAATTGAAGATTACAATCTATTTGTTAGAGCAACTGGTGAAACTAGTGATATTGTAACGAAAGAAATGTATGTTTTTAAGGATAATGGAAATCGTAAAATTAGTTTAAGACCAGAAGGAACAGCACCTGCAATAAGAGCTTATATAGAAAATAAAATAAATGATCTTAAAGAAGCAAAATTATTTTATTTCGGTCCTATGTTTCGTTATGAAAGACCACAAAAAGGAAGATATAGACAATTTATTCAAGGTGGAGTTGAATTAATTGAACAAAAATCAGTATTATCAAATTTTGAAATTATCAAATTTGCAAATGATTTCTTAAATGAATTAAAAATATCTGACTTTATTTTAGAAATTAATAATTTAGGAAGTTTTGAAAGTAGAAATAATTATATAAAATATTTAAAAGAATATTTCCTTAATTACAAGGATCAATTAAATGAAATATCAATATTACGCCTAGAAAAAAATGTTTTAAGAATATTAGATGATAAAGAAGAAAATCAAAAAGATTTTGTTAAAAATGCTCCAAAATTAATAGATTTTTTAACAGAAGATGAAAAAAATGATTTCAATTCTTTACTTTTATTATTAAATAAATTTAATATTAAATATAACATAAATCCATATTTAGTAAGAGGTCTTGATTATTATACAGATGTAGTTTTTGAATTTGTTTCAACATCTAAAGCATTAGGGAGCCAATCAACAATTTTAGGTGGTGGCAGATATGATGGAATGATACAAACATTTGGTGGGCCTAAAATTGGTTCAATTGGTTTTGCATTTGGTGTAGATCGCTTATCCGAAATTATTTCTTTCAATTTAGATAAATATCCAGAACTAAATTCTAATTTACAAATTTTAATCGCTTATTTAAACGATGAAGAAAAAAATGAAATTTTGAAAATCGCTTATGATCTTAGACAAGAATTTAATGTACAAATAATAAATACAAAAATTGATATAAAGCAATTATTTAAGAAAAATTACCAATTAAAACCAGACATCTTAATTTTTAAAGAGCTAAATTTAAAACCAAATGAAATAAAGGTTAAAATAAAAAATAATAAAGAGCTAATTTTTGAATATACAAATATAAAGGAATTTAACAAAAAAATAGAAGGGTTATTATAA